From the genome of Oryza glaberrima chromosome 1, OglaRS2, whole genome shotgun sequence:
GggtggctgtgtttagatctagggatgaaaagttttagcgtgtcacatcagatatacggacacacatttgaagtactaaacgtagactaataaaaaaGGGACAAGTGCTTATTTGACCTCGTTTTGAAgtctaactaccaatttgaccctacttttttttagtttgcttatttgaccctgcttTTCAAAAACGAACCTTCCGTCTGACCCTGTTTTCTTAACACCGTTAAgatttgatttaaaaaaaagaacgaaatataattaaaattcataatGCCCAAAATACCCTTGAGGAAACCATACCCATCTCTAACCCTATCCACATGTCTCTCCATGTCTCTCTCTCCTGCCAGCGAgttgcagcggcggcgtcggcagcgtCGCGCGcagtggggagggaggcggaggccggcgcgcAGCGCGGGGAGAAAGGGGAGCCGGGcctggcggtggaggcggtggcggcggcgtctgcaTCGGTGCGcagggagggaggcggaggccggcgccgacgaagggagggaggggagccgggcctggcgacggagacggcggcggcggcatctgcATCGGTGCGtagggagggaggcggaggccggcgccggcgaagggagggagggaagccgggcctggcggcggcggcggcgtttgTATCTGCGCGCAAagagggaggcggaggctggCACCGGCGAAAGGAAGGAGGGGAGCCaggcctggcggcggcggcgtctgcaTCGGCgtgcggggagggaggcggagacCGGTGCCGGCgaaaggagggaggggagccgggcctggcggcggcggctctcggTGGCATCGGCGTctgcggaggtggtggaggtggtggtggcgttggCATCTGCGCGCGcagcggggagggaggcggaggttGGCGCGcgaagaagggagggaggggcggcagcgacggcaaccggcgccGGAGGGAAGAAGCGACGCGGAGGAAtgaaggaggcggcgtcggaagaagaagagagaagagaggagaggagaagagagaactgacaggtgggtcccacatgtaatagGGTCAAATGAGTAAGGGCAAAAGGGACCTTTTGTGCTTTAGTTAACACCGTTAGAAGCCCTTAACAGAATAGGGTCATACCGTATCTTCAATTCTGAAAAtaagggtcaaataagcaaagttgaaaaaagggggtcaaattggtagttagttTTCAAAAGAGGGTCAAATGCGCAATTGCcccaataaaaaaactaattacagacagtaaaccgcgagatgaatttattaagccaaattaatccgtcattagcaaatatttactatagcaccacattgttaaatcatagagcaattagtcttaaaagattcgtctcgcaaattagtcgtaatctgtgcaattagttattttttagcctatatttaatacttcatacaggtgttcaaacgtttgattTGACACGgcgtaaaattttagggtgggatctaaacaccccctaacttTTATTGTAGAATATTTACAAAACCTACTAACAATGCTTGGTCAAGGAAACTCCTGACCTACCGACTCTCATTTCCAAGTTCTACCGGTCGTAACCAACATAGATGAAAATTAAAAcagtaaaaaatataaataaaaaatggaaACGATTTTGCTATTTCCAAATTTTACCTTATTATTGAGGAAATTAtcctttttataatataagtaaTTACTGTATTTTAAATACCCAATACCATGATTGAGGTCTCTATTTAATCCAAATTTTAGAGTACCATCAATTTCTCAATGAAATTCCAAACTTGGGTGCAAGGCTAAAAGAGAGAcaatttgtaaaaatatgattttacaAATTAATGTTTTTGACGTTATTACTAGTTTCCGATCAATTATAACATGTTTTCGTTCGTACAGTTCCATTTTTCAATTTTCCCGATATTTCGGatacaattttaattttaatttttatcatgttttatcccatttccgagaaaaaaaatatgattatggCAATGGTTGATTTTTGACCGTTTCCATCCCAGGCTATAATATAGAGGAAgtacttaattttgagataaatctaCATACAACTATACAAGGGAGTATTGCTAGCATCAAGACTTGTTGCATGTTAAGAATGCATGATGTTTAGACGCAACAGGCAAGTGATCATGCAATAACCTGTAGTACTGTTCGTAGAGGTCGTAGCGGTCGCTGTCCCACCCGGACGTCCGGACACTGGCCATGAGCACGAACGCCGCCAGGctcagcaccgccgccgccacccgcagcGCCGCCGACAGCGTCCTCCTGTCCCCCGCCGCCATGTCTCGCGGCACGTCCGGGACGACGTCGGCctcggcgggcggcgccggcggctctTGATCGACCACCTGATCCGGCTCCGGGACGTGCttcgtggcgggcggcggcgcctcgtCGGGGTTCTTCTCGAACTGCTCGGCCTGCTTGAGGTAGGTGTCCATGTGCGGCGTGGTGTAGAGCCGGACGCCGTCGGCTTGGCCCCTGGTGGCGACGCGCTGGCGGTCGTGGGAGgcgagcgaggaggcggcgTAGGGGCGGCCCTCCTTGTTGTAGAGGTCCTGCCTCTCCATGAGCCCCCGCAGCTGCCGCAGCTCCTCCAGGAGCATGGCCACCGTCGGGTTCGCCGCCTGGTTGAAATTCTCCTCCAGTGCCTTCCGCGCCTCCTCCAGCTTGTTCCGCGCGTCCTCCATCTTGTTGGCCTCGGCCATGTCCCTGGCTGCCCTGATCATGTCGGCGTGCTGCCGCCGGGCCAGCTCGTTCTCCACCGGCTGTGGCTTCCTCGCCGCGCCTGGTGCGGCACTCGGTCTGCGTTTTATGGTGATGAGATCGGGGTTGGAGGTCACCTGCTGGGCCTGGAAGGTGAATCTGTACTGTGCCAAGCAGACATTGGCGTCGTACGGAGGGGAGGCGGTCTTGTCAGCAAGCGCGAGGTAGACGATGACCCTGCGCGCCTCTGCGCTGTAGAGGGTGCCGAAGCTGACTGTGACGGAGGAGCCGTCGCTGGCGGTGGTCTGCGGGTAGGTCCCCGCGTCCACCCAGACCACCCTCTTGATGGTGGCCTCGCCATGGAACCGCGTGACGGTGAGCTCGAGGTCCTGGGCGATGATGGTGAGGAGGCCGCCAAGGAGCTGGGAGAAGGGCCCCGTGAGGTTGGCGCTGTCGGCGACGTAGTTGAACGTCCCGCCAAGGCTCTTGCGCGCGATCGCTTCCAGCAGGTTGGAGTCGTGGCTCGCGCCGAAGCCGAAGGTGTAGACGGGGACGTTCTTGAGATGGACGTCCctggcgtcgccgccgtggttCTGGTAGCCGTCGGACATGAGCATGACGCtgacggcgcggccggcggccagcCTGCGGCCGTCGACAACGCTCATGCCGGTCTCGAGGCCGCCCTTCATGTTGGTGATGCCGTAGGCCTTGAGGCCGTCGACGAGGGCCTTGAGCTCGGCCTGCGCGGCCGCCGTGACGAAGCGCAGCGGGCAGAGGCGGGTGGCGTTGGTGGAGAAGGTGACGATGCAGAGGCGGTCGAGGTCGCTGAGCTTGCGGATGACGAACTGCAGGGCGGTCTTCGCCTTGTCGATCCCGTCCCCGTCCATGCTGCCGCTGACGTcgatgacggcgacgaggtccagGCCCGCCC
Proteins encoded in this window:
- the LOC127782172 gene encoding E3 ubiquitin-protein ligase WAV3-like, whose protein sequence is MAYNDDEQTAPTSTATEPARPTVGITGQLVKQVRLNKYHNDVASMAPHDQELLLELRGSSSSTDRAGLDLVAVIDVSGSMDGDGIDKAKTALQFVIRKLSDLDRLCIVTFSTNATRLCPLRFVTAAAQAELKALVDGLKAYGITNMKGGLETGMSVVDGRRLAAGRAVSVMLMSDGYQNHGGDARDVHLKNVPVYTFGFGASHDSNLLEAIARKSLGGTFNYVADSANLTGPFSQLLGGLLTIIAQDLELTVTRFHGEATIKRVVWVDAGTYPQTTASDGSSVTVSFGTLYSAEARRVIVYLALADKTASPPYDANVCLAQYRFTFQAQQVTSNPDLITIKRRPSAAPGAARKPQPVENELARRQHADMIRAARDMAEANKMEDARNKLEEARKALEENFNQAANPTVAMLLEELRQLRGLMERQDLYNKEGRPYAASSLASHDRQRVATRGQADGVRLYTTPHMDTYLKQAEQFEKNPDEAPPPATKHVPEPDQVVDQEPPAPPAEADVVPDVPRDMAAGDRRTLSAALRVAAAVLSLAAFVLMASVRTSGWDSDRYDLYEQYYRYALGVNLIVCVYSTAQAVVEIGRLISPRFAASLNPITYCVSLFLDQVLAYLLMSASSTAAFGKEPLNTKINNAVWLSFLGFLALAASALISMDNLFRRML